GAGAGCAGGATCTTGCAGAGGCGGATCACTGCGGGCATGACCTCCACGAGTTCGTCGTCCTCGATGGATTCCAGCGCCTCCTCCAGCGACATCCGCCGCGGCACCACGGCTCGACGTGGTGCTCGTCGAGGTCGGCTTCCCGAACGTCGAGTTCGGGAAGCCTGGCGTTCCATACGAGTTCCGACGCCCCCTTGGCGTGATTGGCTGCGCCGCTCGGGGCTGCCTGCGGAGCGCGGGCTTTCCAACCCGCGTTCAACCAGGAGCAGGTTGAAAACCTGCTCTACTCCCGGCGGACCGACCGTTCTTGAGGAGCACGGGTTTTCCAACCCGCGTTCAACCAGGAGCAGGTTGAAAACCTGCTCTACTCCCGGCGGACCGACCGTTCTTGAGGAGCACGGGTTTTCCAACCCGTGCCCTGCCCCTTGTTCCGACCCCACGAAACAAGTCAGGCCAAGCTCTCGCGGGGCCTGACTTGAAAAACGTGATCCCGGGTGTGGGCCCGGGCCGAATACGCTCTTCGCCTGCTCTCCCGCAGGCTCACGGGTCAGGTCGCGGCCTTCTGCCGCGACAGCTTGCGCCGCTCGTGCTCCGAGAGCAGGATCTTGCGGAGGCGGATCACCGCGGGCGTGACCTCCACGAGCTCGTCGTCCTCGATGTATTCCAGCGCCTCCTCCAGCGACATCTGCCGCGGCGGCTTCAGGAGGATGTTGCGGTCGCTGCCGCTGGCCCGCATGTTCGTGAGCTTCTTTTCCTTGGTGGGGTTCACCGTCATGTCCTCGGCGCGGGCGTTCTCGCCGCAGATCATCCCCTCGTAGACCTCGTCGCCCGGCTCGATGAACAGATCGGCCCGCTCCTGCAGGCCGTCGAGCCCGAAGGCCACGGCCTTGCCCGGCACCATCGACACCAGCACGCCGTTGGCCCGGCCCGGCACCTCGGCCTCCAGCTCCCCCCACTTCTCGAAGCGGTGGTGCATGATCGCCGTCCCCTGCGTGGCGTTGAGCACGCGGGTGCGGAGGCCGATCAGGCCGCGGGCCGGAATCGAGAACGTGGTGTGGGCGAACTCCCCCCGCGACCCCATGTGCTTGAGCTGGCCGCGGCGGGAGCCGGTGAGCTCCATCACGGGGCCGAGCTTGTCGTGCGGCACCTCCACCACGAGCGTCTCGAAGGGCTCGTAGGTCGTGTCTCCCTCCTTCCGCAGGATCACCTTCGGCTTGCCCACGGAGATCTCGAAGCCCTCGCGGCGCATCGTCTCGATCAGCACCGAGAGATGGAGCAGGCCGCGGCCCGAGACGGCGAACTGCTCGGTGCCCTCGATTGGCTCCACGCGGAGGGCCACGTTCTTCTCGAGCTCCCTCGCGAGCCGGTCGCGGAGGTGCCGCGTGGTGAGGAACTTCCCCGACTTGC
This sequence is a window from Planctomycetota bacterium. Protein-coding genes within it:
- a CDS encoding translational GTPase TypA; its protein translation is ECRLRPVVVVNKIDRPDARPLEVLDEILGLFLELGADDDLADFPYVYASSRGGYASHDPAVREGTMDPLLDLVLEKIPGPVVDPTAPLRMLVTTLDWSDYVGRIAIGRVESGTLTKGAGVVRSTAAGTLVPAKLVGVQSFDKLGRIDVEQATAGDIAAVSGIENVEIGDTICDPLDPRPLPRLTVDEPTLSMVFGINTSPLVGKSGKFLTTRHLRDRLARELEKNVALRVEPIEGTEQFAVSGRGLLHLSVLIETMRREGFEISVGKPKVILRKEGDTTYEPFETLVVEVPHDKLGPVMELTGSRRGQLKHMGSRGEFAHTTFSIPARGLIGLRTRVLNATQGTAIMHHRFEKWGELEAEVPGRANGVLVSMVPGKAVAFGLDGLQERADLFIEPGDEVYEGMICGENARAEDMTVNPTKEKKLTNMRASGSDRNILLKPPRQMSLEEALEYIEDDELVEVTPAVIRLRKILLSEHERRKLSRQKAAT